A window of the Dictyostelium discoideum AX4 chromosome 4 chromosome, whole genome shotgun sequence genome harbors these coding sequences:
- the aass gene encoding alanine dehydrogenase/PNT domain-containing protein encodes MTKVYSLGIRREDKNRWERRAPLAPSHVEELVKKGIKVIVQPSTLRNYPNVLYEKAGAIIQEDLKECDVIVAVKEVPSEYLYNDKTYIFFSHTIKAQPYNMAMLDEINKKRIRLIDYERITDDQNRRLVRFGSFAGYAGMIDMLHALGDRLLAKGFSTPFLHVGYSYVYSKLESAMEAVKAIGEEISQVGLPDDLLPFTFAFTSDGAVSQGALKIFKLLPHKMVTPDEMVELVKNKKGERGILYGTIITSEHMAAPIDPEKKFNKAEYYADPSKYKPIFCEKYAPYISCIINCMYWDAKYPRLITIRQMEELVETNNSRLIGVADISADVNGSLEFLMTTTSIDSPLYIYDPRTQEVHDPTTDQQYMYRDGILFLAVDNLPTEFPKEATQWFGDHLLKFMEQVVKSDPKLPYEKMTDIAPEMKRAIITCHGSLTPPFEYITELRKKREELTTRILILGAGSVSYPTISYLARNPSHKLTVGDVSIEQSKKAASYDPECQTVVIDVNDQEKLDEIVKRHRVVVSLLPDELTILVAKSCIRQKKHMVSPGYMSSEMEALDKDAKEAGITLLNEMGLDPGIDHLEACRVINDATNKGGKVRTFVSWCGGLPAPESSDNPLGYKFTWSPKEIISGVTNDSKFRRDGQDIYIPGSEVYKRVQPVDIFPALSLEGVPNRDCLHLTKTYGIESVNTLFRGTIRYKGFCQVMEAAVEIGLLDTTSKSHLAPSAPPMSWNLAMRHILPIPQSEGIPTQELLRRKLRTRRGYPSKGYDDDKITYILYVFEWLDIFSEKNNVAQCGNYFEAFTELLKTKLNLLPSERDLIILHNVVGIEWDGGKHETKTSTLVYYGSKDQSAVSTVVGLPVAIAAELLVENQIKEVGAIRPITKEFYKPMLKSLHNEGISFIHRSEFDKI; translated from the exons atgacaaAAGTTTATTCATTAGGTATTAGAAGAGAAGATAAGAATCGTTGGGAAAGAAGAGCACCATTAGCGCCATCCCATGTTGAAGAATTAGTTAAAAAAGGTATTAAAGTTATTGTTCAACCATCAACTCTTAGAAATTATCCAAATGTTTTATATGAGAAAGCAGGAGCAATCATTCAAGAGGATTTAAAAGAGTGTGATGTAATTGTAGCAGTAAAAGAAGTACCAAGTGAATATTTATACAATGATAAAACCTACATTTTCTTCTCACACACCATCAAAGCTCAACCATACAATATGGCAATGTTGGAtgaaattaacaaaaaacgTATTCGTTTAATCGATTATGAACGTATCACTGATGATCAAAATAGAAGATTAGTTCGTTTCGGTTCTTTTGCTGGTTATGCTGGTATGATTGATATGCTTCATGCATTAGGTGATCGTTTATTAGCAAAAGGTTTTTCAACACCATTCTTG cATGTTGGTTATTCATATGTATATTCAAAACTTGAAAGTGCAATGGAAGCAGTTAAAGCAATTGGTGAAGAGATTTCACAAGTTGGTTTACCAGATGACCTTTTACCATTTACTTTTGCTTTTACTTCAGATGGTGCTGTATCACAAGGTGCacttaaaatctttaaattattaccacaTAAAATGGTTACACCAGATGAAATGGTTGAATTAGTTAAAAATAAGA agGGAGAAAGAGGTATTTTATATGGTACAATTATTACATCAGAACACATGGCAGCACCAATTGATCcagaaaagaaatttaataaagcTGAATATTATGCAGATCCAAGTAAATATAAACCAATCTTTTGTGAGAAATATGCACCATACATATCATGTATTATCAATTGTATGTATTGGGATGCCAAATATCCACGTTTAATCACAATTAGACAAATGGAAGAATTGGTTGAAACTAACAATAGTAGATTGATTGGTGTTGCTGATATCTCTGCCGATGTAAATGGTTCATTGGAATTCTTAATGACAACCACTTCAATCGATTCACCACTTTATATCTATGATCCAAGAACTCAAGAAGTTCATGATCCAACCACTGATCAACAATATATGTATCGTGATGGTATCTTATTTTTAGCAGTTGATAATTTACCAACTGAATTCCCAAAAGAAGCAACTCAATGGTTTGGTGatcatcttttaaaatttatggAACAAGTT GTTAAATCAGATCCAAAATTACCATATGAAAAAATGACAGATATTGCACCAGAAATGAAAAGAGCAATTATTACATGTCATGGTTCATTAACACCACCATTTGAATATATTACTGAACTTAGAAAGAAGAGAGAAGAATTAACAActagaattttaattttaggaGCAGGTTCAGTATCATATCCAACCATTTCTTATTTAGCAAGAAATCCAAGTCATAAATTGACAGTTGGTGATGTTTCAATTGAACAATCAAAGAAGGCAGCATCCTATGATCCAGAATGTCAAACTGTAGTTATCGATGTTAATGATCAAGAGAAATTGGATGAAATTGTAAAGAGACATAGAGTTGTTGTGAGTTTACTTCCAGATGAACTCACAATATTGGTAGCCAAATCATGTATTCGTCAAAAGAAACATATGGTTTCACCAGGTTATATGAGTAGCGAGATGGAAGCACTCGATAAGGATGCCAAAGAAGCTGGTATCACTCTCTTGAATGAAATGGGTTTGGATCCAGGTATCGATCATTTGGAAGCTTGCAGAGTCATTAACGATGCCACAAACAAGGGTGGTAAAGTCAGAACTTTTGTCTCTTGGTGTGGTGGCTTACCTGCACCAGAATCATCCGATAATCCATTGGGCTATAAATTCACTTGGTCACCAAAAGAGATTATCTCTGGTGTTACCAATGATAGTAAATTCCGTCGTGATGGTCAAGATATCTACATTCCAGGTAGTGAGGTCTATAAAAGAGTTCAACCAGTCGATATCTTCCCAGCATTGTCATTAGAAGGTGTACCAAATAGAGATTGTCTTCATCTTACCAAGACCTATGGTATTGAGAGTGTAAATACTCTTTTCCGTGGTACCATCCGTTATAAAGGTTTCTGTCAAGTCATGGAAGCTGCCGTCGAAATTGGTCTATTGGATACCACTAGCAAATCACATCTCGCCCCATCCGCCCCACCAATGTCATGGAATCTCGCAATGCGTCATATCTTACCAATTCCTCAAAGTGAAGGTATTCCAACTCAAGAACTTTTAAGAAGAAAACTTAGAACTAGAAGAGGTTATCCTTCAAAAGGCTATGACGATGATAAGATTACCTATATCCTTTACGTCTTTGAGTGGTTAGATATCTTTAGTGAAAAGAATAATGTCGCTCAATGTGGTAACTATTTCGAAGCTTTCACAGAGTTATTGAAAACTAAACTCAATCTCTTACCATCAGAAAGAGATTTAATCATTTTACATAATGTCGTTGGTATCGAATGGGATGGTGGTAAACATGAAACTAAAACTTCAACACTCGTTTACTATGGTTCAAAAGATCAATCTGCTGTTAGCACTGTAGTTGGTTTACCAGTTGCTATCGCAGCTGAATTATTGgttgaaaatcaaattaaagaaGTTGGTGCAATTAGACCAATCACTAAAGAATTTTATAAACCAATGTTAAAATCACTTCATAATGAAGGTATTTCTTTTATTCATAGAagtgaatttgataaaatttaa
- the vps24 gene encoding SNF7 family protein, with translation MFSFLKKPTPEELVKKWKRELRREDRGLDTQLRAIDMQEKKTVRMIKERVKAGDQKSAKTLAKEIVNSRKAKERIYTAKAQMNSVSMQLQSNLAMTKVQGNLAKSTEIMKMMNDLIKLPELNKVMMAMGSEMTKAGIMEEMISDVFDMQGEDLEEEAEMEVNKIMDEILVSGPQVSSAPLETHQQEEVVQEKQEDSELLDRLKALKS, from the exons atgtttagttttttaaagaaaCCTACTCCAGAGGAGTTAGTAAAGAAATGGAAAAGAGAATTAAGAAGAGAAGATAGAGGTTTAGATACTCAATTAAgag caaTTGATATGCAAGAAAAGAAAACAGTTAGAATGATTAAAGAAAGAGTTAAAGCAGGAGATCAAAAGAGTGCAAAAACATTAGCAAAAGAGATTGTAAATAGTAGAAAAGCAAAAGAAAGAATATATACAGCAAAAGCACAAATGAATTCAGTATCAATGCAATTACAAAGTAATTTAGCAATGACAAAAGTTCAAGGAAATTTAGCAAAATCAACAGAGattatgaaaatgatgaatgATCTCATTAAATTACCCGAACTAAATAAAGTTATGATGGCAATGGGTTCAGAGATGACAAAAGCAGGTATAATGGAAGAGATGATTTCTGATGTATTCGATATGCAAGGTGAAGATCTTGAAGAGGAAGCAGAAATGgaagttaataaaattatggaTGAGATTTTAGTATCTGGTCCACAAGTTAGTTCAGCACCATTAGAAACTCATCAACAAGAAGAAGTTGTTCAAGAAAAACAAGAAGATAGTGAATTACTTGATCGTTTGAAAGCTTTAAAAtcttaa
- the orcF gene encoding origin recognition complex subunit 6 translates to MDIEDVMNKLSLKNKKVLNRSSEYSRLIKVKRPMGLGPLEMCKPGACIFVACKELSIELNKSQLVRVLGTNDKLFEQSILALYTILGKKRPPYSIVEISNTFKLNSTICESSENLLKLYRTKILGGIEEVQSQFTNIDDGIFSAASVYIMTQQHSINIDHTLLLSLVDCSQETFQRAMNAITQCCYQGESIVKLKKTPPKNKQNTILRSPTSILISSSSTLNNTTTSTTTTAPKSPIPIPSLTPISQIKNLTTKPIVSPSSSPLLSSISPPKVLATPTLSSSSSSSSSSSSSLSPPLSSNPTTDLSSTNEPIVFNISSELLPIPPTTTFKNDGNENKNNTKNCNIEIIEEISNVDESPFNDNSVKKIEQSNPNISNKKRSRDELEKESELGKSQPPQPQQQPQQQQQQQKEKSVKNKINEGDLTLEQERLLIKKKKEQQFNDWKNSDFAKSKPTPVNATKQLTLDSFFK, encoded by the exons atggATATTGAAGATgtaatgaataaattatcattaaaaaataaaaaagttttaaatagaTCATCAGAATATTCAAGACTAATTAAAGTTAAAAGACCGATGGGCTTGGGTCCTCTTGAAATGTGTAAACCTGGCGCTTGTATTTTTGTTGCCTGTAAAGA actatcaatagaattaaataaaagcCAATTAGTAAGAGTTCTTGGaacaaatgataaattatttgaacaaTCAATTCTTGCTTTGTATACAATTTTAGGTAAAAA aAGACCACCTTATTCAATAGtagaaatttcaaatacatttaaattaaattcaacaatttgTGAATCAagtgaaaatttattaaaactatatAGAACTAAAATATTAGGTGGTATTGAAGAAGTTCAAAGTCAATTTACCAATATTGATGATGGTATATTTTCAGCGGCATCAGTTTATATTATGACACAACAACATTCAATAAATATTGATCATACTCTATTACTTAGTTTGGTTGATTGTTCACAAGAAACATTTCAAAGGGCAATGAATGCAATTACCCAATGTTGTTATCAAGGTGAAAGTATTGTTAAACTAAAGAAAACTCCacctaaaaataaacaaaatacaATTTTAAGATCACCAACTTCAATTCttatatcatcatcatcaactttaaataatacaacaacaagtaCAACTACAACAGCACCAAAATCACCAATACCAATTCCATCATTAACTCCAATATCACAAATTAAGAATTTAACTACCAAACCTATAGTTTCACCATCATCctcaccattattatcatctatTTCCCCACCTAAAGTTTTGGCTACACcaacattatcatcatcatcatcatcatcatcatcatcatcatcatcattatcgccaccattatcatcaaatcCAACTACTGATTTGTCATCCACTAATGAACCAATTGTCTTTAATATTTCATCTGAATTATTACCTATACCACCCACTAccacttttaaaaatgatggaaatgaaaataaaaataatactaaaaattgtaatattgaaataattgaagAGATATCGAATGTTGATGAATCAccatttaatgataatagtgtAAAGAAAATTGAACAATCCAATCcaaatattagtaataaaaaGAGATCTAGAGACGAACTTGAAAAAGAATCTGAACTTGGGAAAAgccaaccaccacaaccacaacaacaaccacaacaacaacaacaacaacaaaaagaaaagagtgtaaaaaataaaataaatgaggGTGATCTAACGTTAGAACAAGAACGTCTactaattaaaaagaaaaaagaacaacaatTTAATGATTGGAAAAATTCTGATTTTGCCAAATCAAAACCTACTCCAGTCAATGCTACAAAACAATTAACTTtggattctttttttaaatag
- the fut2 gene encoding hypothetical protein, producing the protein MKREKIIKFLLLSFFLLIAFNLFINYSPKNQLSSNKVQENDHHSNSNNNNKNNDHSKYVKIQTIKDIEIKEEKTIKKIEENNNNNNNNNNNNNNNNNNNNNNNNNNNNNNNNNNNNNNNNNNNNNNNNKNNNNNNNNSNSDNENNNKYNGSNIIIYKNNKINISDSDQIKLDEDIKKDLKIIEELVKIDLEIKLDKNKTINQINDTNLDSNDESKNNSSINNDNNLKNNNTINNNNSSVNNDNNLKNNNNTINNNNSTINNSTIINNDNNFKNNNTIKNNSTTINSNDKTINNSTTTTTINNKSSRNDKNLNNSNSTINNINNNNKTTNTSTINNKNINNNNFKNESSIVPIKKKSDKKLILVMDRSLFRGVSWKSGFKKCPKLKCELTYNRTLIDDAVGVLYFLPRFYRAKYNYSEVSRKNSRQLFFAWTMESPSLYSYQNNMTFLNSMFNVTVGYTRFDYKTPNHIYTPYGPTPFNSSDHYVYKHAIRNVTTVPEKRPNHIMWMCGNCNKETIGRTDLVKSIMNLTQIDSYGTCLHNKNLTIDYGRRVQGRSVQKIEMLLSYNFVISIENSRCDDYVTEKLWEALSYGTIPIYLGAPNIRDWLPHPDAIIHIADFPSVFDLVKYIDQVSKNETLRLKHLQWISKPYPDRFKKLLDESNENLDLFCNICKRVVDISKNETLTYQPLQEPFKSCIKEKFKLPLYPKGYIPPKPTSLLDSNSIELTSLQNIINSKKDEEDDDEDEHNSIDLIKENLINSIESSIKYFNNNSEKLNKIK; encoded by the coding sequence atgaaaagagaaaaaataataaagtttttattattatcattttttttattaattgctTTTAATCTCTTCATTAACTATTCaccaaaaaatcaattatcttCAAATAAAGTCCAAGAAAATGATCATCAtagcaatagtaataataataataaaaataatgatcaTAGTAAATATGtaaaaattcaaacaattaaagatattgaaattaaagaagaaaaaacaattaaaaaaattgaagagaataataataataataataataataataataataataataataataataataataataataataataataataataataataataataataataataataataataataataataataataataataataataataataataataaaaataataataataataataataatagtaatagtgataatgaaaataataataaatataatggtagtaatataataatatataaaaataataaaattaatattagtgATAGTGACCAAATTAAATTGGatgaagatattaaaaaagatttaaaaataattgaagaattggtaaaaattgatttggaaataaaacttgataaaaataaaacaatcaaTCAAATTAACGACACAAATTTAGATAGTAATGatgaatcaaaaaataatagtagtataaataatgataataatttaaaaaataataacacaataaataataacaatagtagtgtaaataatgataataatttaaaaaataataataacacaataaataataacaattctacaataaataatagtactaTTATAAACAATGATAataactttaaaaataataacactaTTAAAAACAACAGTACCACtataaatagtaatgataaaaccattaataatagtaccaccactaccactataaataataaaagtagtagaaatgataaaaatttaaataatagcaattctacaataaataatataaataacaataataaaacaactaATACTagtacaataaataataaaaacattaataataataattttaaaaatgaaagttCAATAgttccaataaaaaaaaaaagtgataaaaaattaatattggtaaTGGATAGAAGTTTATTTAGAGGAGTTTCTTGGAAATCTGGTTTTAAAAAGTGCCCAAAACTGAAATGTGAATTAACCTATAATAGAACGTTGATTGATGATGCTGTTGgagttttatattttttaccaCGTTTTTATAGAgcaaaatataattatagtGAAGTTTCAAGGAAGAATTCGcgtcaattattttttgcatGGACAATGGAATCACCATCACTTTATAgttatcaaaataatatgaCCTTCTTAAATTCAATGTTTAATGTTACTGTTGGCTATACAAGATTTGATTATAAAACACCAAATCATATATATACTCCATATGGTCCAACGCCATTCAATTCAAGTGATCATTACGTTTATAAACATGCCATTAGAAATGTTACGACTGTGCCAGAGAAAAGACCGAATCATATAATGTGGATGTGTGGTAATTGTAATAAGGAAACCATTGGTAGAACGGATTTAGTAAAAtcaataatgaatttaactCAAATCGATTCCTATGGAACTTGTTTACATAATAAGAACCTCACTATTGATTATGGGAGAAGAGTTCAAGGTAGATCAGttcaaaaaattgaaatgttGCTATCATACAATTTTGTAATTTCCATAGAAAATAGTAGATGTGATGATTATGTTACAGAGAAGCTTTGGGAGGCATTATCGTATGGTACAATTCCAATTTATTTAGGTGCTCCAAATATTAGAGATTGGTTACCACATCCAGATGCTATCATTCATATCGCCGATTTCCCATCAGTGTTTGATTTGGTTAAATATATTGACCAAGTCTCAAAGAATGAAACATTAAGATTAAAACACTTGCAATGGATTTCAAAACCATATCCAGAtcgttttaaaaaattattagatgaatcaaatgaaaatttggATTTGTTTTGCAACATCTGTAAAAGAGTTGTTGacatttcaaaaaatgaaacttTAACTTATCAACCATTACAAGAACCATTTAAATCTTGTATAAAAGAGAAATTCAAGTTACCTTTATATCCAAAAGGTTATATCCCTCCAAAACCTACATCTTTATTAGATTCAAACTCAATAGAATTAACAAGTTtacaaaatattattaattcaaaaaaagatgaagaagatgatgatgaggatgaaCATAATTCaatagatttaattaaagaaaatttaatcaATAGTATAGAATCaagtattaaatattttaataacaattcagaaaaactaaataaaattaaataa
- a CDS encoding DUF1183 family protein encodes MKHNYYILFLILISSLFLSNKVVESYGHRNNNKGGDSKILLKDVQVLTLRSGEMTKARRSSPIQQMECIGGTATKELELYPKTIQCYNMGSNGVDVQWKCEATLDSTVRLGTIDVSCEGYSYPEDPYITADSCGVFYQLEYTNEQRRKAALAEEETSWVQIIFCIAFIGLILYAVFNWCGSPQGDDDSNTAQNNTATDNNYPGGFPGNNNNNNNNNNNSNNNNYGGNYQGYPNLNNNNNAGGCAQPNNGGGGGGGWFQPGLWTGLASGYLFGRIHSNRNHHHYYNPSPSYNRPRSSYSSGSSGGSGISSSSSSYSGTSRR; translated from the coding sequence atgaaacataattattatattttatttttaatattaatatcaagtttatttttatcaaataaagttGTTGAATCATATGGACAtcgtaataataataaaggtgGTGATTcaaagattttattaaaagatgtTCAAGTTTTAACATTAAGATCAGGTGAAATGACAAAAGCCCGAAGATCTTCACCAATCCAACAAATGGAATGTATTGGTGGAACAGCAACAAAGGAATTAGAACTTTATCCAAAAACAATACAATGTTATAATATGGGATCAAATGGTGTTGATGTTCAATGGAAATGTGAAGCAACATTAGATTCAACAGTTAGATTAGGTACTATCGATGTAAGTTGTGAAGGTTATTCTTATCCAGAAGATCCTTATATCACTGCTGATAGTTGTGGTGTATTCTATCAATTAGAATATACAAATGAACAAAGAAGAAAAGCAGCATTAGCTGAAGAAGAAACATCATGGGTACAAATCATTTTTTGTATTGCATTTATaggtttaattttatatgcAGTATTTAATTGGTGTGGTTCACCTCaaggtgatgatgatagtaATACTGCTCAAAATAATACTGCAactgataataattatccaGGTGGTTTCCcaggtaataataataataataacaataataataacaatagtaataataacaactaTGGTGGAAATTATCAAGGTtatccaaatttaaataacaataataatgcaGGTGGTTGTGCTCAACCAAATAATggcggtggtggtggtggtggttggtTTCAACCAGGTTTATGGACAGGTTTAGCTTCTGGTTATCTTTTTGGAAGAATTCATTCAAATaggaatcatcatcattattataatccATCACCTTCATATAATAGACCTAGAAGTTCttatagtagtggtagtagtggtggtagtggtataTCTTCAAGTTCTTCCTCTTATTCTGGTACTTCAAGaagataa
- the cpnC gene encoding copine C, protein MIPSSKPNSRVELRFRCHHLKNLDIVSKSDPQIFISEKRGPGGFQFVDCTEKIKNNLSPEFKKTITLDYYFEEIQTLTFTVMDIDKEITLFGDLDKNDKIGEFTTSLSNILSRPGRKIVADLIHHSKVTGKIEISAEEICQTNHHIFLSAEGIGLDKKDLFSSDPYYKIYKTNPNGEQLLVFQSIVIKSNVNPLWPELHMELEKFNGGDMFRELLIEVYDYDSIGAHDLIGITRTTTDAILRGVIEYPLINPKKTSKSGYKNSGILKFYKVRLEKTHTFLEFLAGGCEISLMTAIDCTGSNGSVNSFSGLHYNDLEKGGSAYARSIASVGSVLSSYDSDGFIDVFGFGGEYQGRTSHCFPFSLDPNVPSAFGVAGVLEMYNRNISKIPFSGPTNFASVIQEAIARASESRLPYQQKYTVLLIITDGEICDMDETIKCLVQASNLPLSVVIVGVGLSSFENMNLLDGDNGCLVDYKGNRAKRDIVQFVPFNKYSGNINALAQETLKEIPGQLLSYFKSIGVPPNPPRTFIPVDILPPPPQ, encoded by the exons atgataccATCGTCAAAACCAAATTCAAGAGTTGAATTAAGATTCAGATGTCatcatttaaagaatttag atatCGTTAGTAAATCTGATCCACAAATCTTTATTAGTGAAAAGAGAGGTCCAGGAGGTTTCCAATTTGTTGATTGTActgaaaaaatcaaaaacaatttatcaccagaatttaaaaaaaccattactctcgattattattttgaagaaATCCAAACCTTAACATTCACTGTTATGGATATTGATAAAGAAATCACATTGTTTGGTGATTtagataaaaatgataaaattggtgaattt acaacatcattatcaaatattttatcaaGACCTGGTAGAAAAATTGTTGCAGATTTAATTCATCATAGTAAAGTTACtggtaaaattgaaatttcagcAGAAGAGATTTGTCAAACCAATCATCATATCTTTTTAAGTGCTGAAGGTATTGGTCttgataaaaaagatttattttcatcagaTCCATATTATAAAATCTATAAAACCAATCCAAATGGTGAACAATTATTAGTTTTCCAAagtattgttattaaaagTAATGTTAATCCACTTTGGCCAGAATTACACATGGAATTGGAAAAATTTAATGGGGGTGATATGTTTAGAGAGCTTTTAATTGAAGTTTATGATTATGATAGTATTGGTGCACATGATTTAATTGGTATCACACGTACAACAACCGATGCAATCCTTAGAGGTGTCATTGAATATCCATTAATTAATCCAAAGAAAACCTCAAAATCTGGTTACAAAAATAGTGGTATCTTAAAGTTTTATAAAGTTCGTTTAGAAAAGACTCATAcctttttagaatttttagCAGGTGGTtgtgaaatttcattaatgaCAGCAATCGATTGTACAGGTAGTAATGGTTCagttaattcattttcaggTCTTCATTATAATGATCTTGAAAAGGGTGGTAGTGCTTATGCACGTTCAATTGCATCTGTTGGaa gtGTTTTATCATCATATGATTCTGATGGTTTTATTGATGTATTTGGATTTGGTGGTGAATATCAAGGTCGTACATCACATTGTTTCCCATTTTCATTGGATCCAAATGTTCCATCAGCTTTTGGTGTAGCAGGTGTTTTAGAAATGTATAATAGAAACATCTCAAAGATTCCATTTAGTGGTCCAACTAATTTTGCATCAGTTATTCAAGAAGCAATTGCTAGAGCTTCAGAAAGTCGTTTACCATATCAACAAAAATATACAGTTTTATTAATCATAACTGATGGTGAAATTTGTGATATGGATGAAACTATAAAATGTTTAGTTCAAGCATCAAATTTACCATTATCagttgtaattgttggtgTAGGTTTAagttcatttgaaaatatgaATTTATTAGATGGTGATAATGGTTGTTTAGTGGATTACAAAGGTAATAGAGCTAAAAGAGATATCGTTCAATTTGTACCATTCAATAAATATTCAGGTAATATTAATGCTTTAGCTCAAGAAACCTTAAAAGAAATTCCAGGACAATTATTAAGTTATTTCAAAAGTATTGGAGTACCTCCAAATCCTCCAAGAACTTTTATTCCAGTTGATattttaccaccaccaccacaataa